One region of Cucurbita pepo subsp. pepo cultivar mu-cu-16 chromosome LG03, ASM280686v2, whole genome shotgun sequence genomic DNA includes:
- the LOC111790696 gene encoding uncharacterized protein LOC111790696: MKMGVLSDLDEANLFDVAVEVSPHVIMDEEEISDDVSADSADSVMEFDVFDLVWSKIPSHPWWPGQICDPAASSIKAMKYFRTGKYLIAFFGDHTFAWKEAAMIKPFQEYFLELQNQNKLESFHQAIDCALEEFSRRVEYSLACSCLSEEVYSKLQTQTLTNAGTPKMLSKRVGGDSFLTAASFDPMKLIYIVKELAMSPFGEADKLELVRARAQLLAFNRWKGYGELPKFDKHNVVFNDIDHILDVKNDYQSESMEDIGIDIKHDEAALSGEFKTQDNSVGKCKDNSEYLKDSSTKGTFFLNSMAKEPGRSWKKKHRSEENDGYEVNLHASSTKDEVSTGINIPIALVDFRKTGQTFKVGDSIQKVAELNELNPILKHEDGISLKVVSKTRRGRKRRQETSELVSGGNTGNKSTKTEKRINISASVETSESEFIKDTYWTDRLIQGIAEDRVYFENQNENMESHVQTPSERVIHTGVNSTNQDEPHERMEPASVNSVEDPYPTALILTFTDFDSIPSEPNLNDIFRKYGPLYESKTEVMKKSRRAKVVFKRTADAETAFSSTGKYSIFGTALIGYRLKFLPPAKVSLRRRGRPRKEANLKNELLLDA, translated from the coding sequence ATGAAGATGGGGGTCTTATCAGATCTGGATGAGGCAAATTTGTTTGATGTTGCTGTTGAAGTGAGCCCACATGTTATCATGGACGAAGAAGAAATTTCTGATGATGTCAGTGCTGATTCAGCTGATTCGGTTATGGAGTTCGATGTCTTTGATCTAGTATGGAGCAAGATACCGAGCCATCCCTGGTGGCCTGGGCAGATATGTGATCCAGCAGCTTCATCAATTAAAGccatgaaatattttagaacAGGCAAATATCTGATAGCATTTTTTGGGGATCATACATTTGCATGGAAAGAAGCAGCGATGATAAAACCATTTCAGGAATATTTTTTGGAGTTGCAGAATCAGAACAAATTGGAAAGTTTTCATCAGGCAATTGATTGTGCTTTGGAAGAGTTCTCTAGGCGAGTTGAGTATAGCCTTGCCTGCTCTTGTTTATCAGAAGAAGTGTATTCCAAGCTCCAAACTCAAACACTTACCAATGCAGGAACCCCCAAGATGTTGAGTAAAAGAGTGGGCGGGGACAGCTTTCTTACTGCAGCATCTTTTGATCCAATGAAGCTTATTTACATTGTTAAGGAATTAGCCATGTCACCTTTTGGTGAAGCTGATAAGTTAGAACTAGTTCGTGCACGTGCTCAGTTGTTGGCATTCAATCGGTGGAAGGGCTATGGTGAACTGCCCAAGTTTGATAAACACAATGTAGTGTTCAACGATATTGATCACATTTTAGATGTGAAAAACGATTATCAAAGTGAATCAATGGAGGATATAGGTATAGACATCAAACATGATGAAGCGGCCTTGAGTGGAGAATTTAAAACTCAAGACAACTCCGTTGGCAAGTGCAAAGATAATTCTGAGTATTTAAAAGACTCTAGTACAAAGGGAACTTTTTTTCTGAATTCTATGGCCAAGGAGCCTGGTCGCAGCTGGAAGAAAAAACATAGATCTGAAGAGAATGATGGCTATGAAGTGAACTTGCATGCTTCAAGTACAAAAGATGAGGTAAGTACTGGTATCAACATTCCAATAGCTCTTGTTGATTTTAGGAAGACTGGCCAAACTTTTAAAGTTGGAGATTCCATTCAAAAGGTTGCTGAATTGAATGAGTTGAATCCAATATTGAAGCACGAGGATGGAATATCTCTAAAAGTTGTTTCCAAGACGAGACGAGGCAGAAAGCGCAGACAGGAGACTTCAGAACTAGTTTCTGGTGGGAACACTGGAAATAAGTCGACTAAGACAGAGAAAAGAATAAACATTTCAGCCTCAGTAGAAACATCTGAGTCTGAATTTATTAAGGACACTTATTGGACTGATAGATTAATCCAGGGCATAGCTGAAGATCGagtatattttgaaaatcaaaatgaaaatatggaGTCCCACGTTCAGACTCCAAGTGAAAGGGTTATCCATACTGGTGTGAATTCAACCAATCAAGATGAGCCTCATGAACGTATGGAACCAGCCTCGGTGAATAGTGTGGAGGATCCCTATCCCACAGCTCTGATTTTAACCTTTACAGACTTCGATTCCATTCCTTCAGAACCAAACTTGAAtgatatatttagaaaatatggCCCTCTGTACGAGTCGAAGACTGAAGTAATGAAAAAAAGTAGACGAGCCAAAGTAGTTTTCAAGCGAACTGCTGATGCTGAAACAGCTTTCAGCAGTACTGGGAAATATAGCATTTTTGGAACTGCACTTATAGGTTACCGCCTTAAGTTCTTGCCTCCAGCCAAAGTTTCTTTGCGTCGGAGGGGGAGACCCAGAAAAGAGGCGAATCTAAAGAATGAGCTGTTACTTGATGCGTGA
- the LOC111790260 gene encoding putative leucine-rich repeat receptor-like protein kinase At2g19210 translates to MAAAAAAAKFLLALLSASVFFPLISGQSPSGFISLDCGTSPNTRYIEPISSINYESDAAFISTGTIHNISSVYVGSTRYEQLRSLRSFPEGARNCYRVRVKSGAKYLIRASFLYGDYDGQGKVPEFDLYFGPNFWSSVKLEGMNTSAHYEIIHVVSRDWVEVCLVDTGTGTPFISALELRPLVNSIYETRSESLATFLRLDAGSAANLSYRYKDDVYDRIWYAMVPLAAWTKLTTTETIDTNDPASFLPPQPVMTSAATPKNATAPMEFNWIPPDDTTKFYVYMYFTEIQKLQPNESRVFNILLNGNPWTDGQLSLPYLQGLVYYSTKPITGGIYDFALVRTPNSTHPPLLNAIEIYRVIDFPQSPTEQQDVEGILDIKAFYGVGRNWQGDPCAPTELIWRGLNCSFVDSQPPRITSLDLSSSGLTGEISEIIASLKTLETLDLSNNSLNGSVPDFLTQLPSLRVLNLERNNLSGVIPSQLLQSSNDGSLSFSYGENPNLFISTSPSEKKGKSNPVVAVVASVGGFVLLLFLISGAIFWIKTKQRKQGAVLGEAKQWGTTKRSYSYEDILRITNNFERTLGVGGFGKVYYGKIDATEVAVKMLSPQSVQGYDQFEAEVDLLLRVHHRNLTGLVGYCDESTKKGLIYEYMGKGNLGSLISSRKSMVLKWEDRLRIALDSAQGLEYLHYGIKPAMIHRDVKSSNILLDNDFRAKVSDFGLTRAFVTENGVSHVTATNVVGTFGYIDPEYYTTSQLNEKSDVFGFGVVILEIITGKPALIRGEGGEGNVVHIYNWVNMLLSRGDIRSIIDPKMKDFNINSAWKAVDVAMSCVSTKSKDRPSMSQVVVDLKECLAMESARNKPPRQAETGVAESSTLFGPSAR, encoded by the exons ATGgccgccgccgctgccgccGCCAAGTTCCTCTTAGCTCTTCTCTCGGCGTCAGTgttctttcctttgatttcCGGCCAGAGTCCGTCAG gTTTTATCAGTTTAGACTGTGGAACTTCGCCGAACACTCGGTATATAGAGCCGATTAGTAGCATAAACTACGAGTCGGACGCGGCATTCATAAGCACCGGAACAATCCACAACATATCGTCGGTGTACGTAGGCAGCACGCGGTATGAACAGCTACGGAGCTTAAGAAGCTTTCCGGAGGGGGCGAGGAATTGCTACAGAGTGAGAGTGAAATCGGGGGCGAAGTATTTGATTCGGGCAAGCTTTCTGTACGGGGACTACGACGGGCAGGGAAAGGTTCCTGAGTTCGATCTCTACTTTGGACCAAACTTTTGGAGTTCTGTGAAATTAGAAGGCATGAACACGTCGGCGCATTATGAGATTATACACGTGGTATCGCGGGATTGGGTGGAGGTTTGTTTGGTTGATACGGGGACTGGAACGCCGTTCATCTCGGCGTTGGAGTTGAGGCCTTTGGTAAACTCCATTTATGAAACGAGATCGGAATCGCTTGCCACTTTTCTCCGCCTTGACGCCGGCTCTGCGGCAAACCTTTCTTACAG GTACAAAGACGATGTTTATGATCGAATATGGTACGCCATGGTTCCACTCGCAGCATGGACTAAGCTAACCACAACCGAGACCATAGACACCAACGACCCCGCCTCCTTCTTACCTCCTCAGCCGGTGATGACCTCCGCCGCGACGCCCAAAAACGCCACCGCTCCAATGGAATTCAACTGGATTCCGCCGGATGATACCACCAAGTTCTACGTCTACATGTATTTCACCGAGATTCAGAAGCTTCAACCCAACGAGTCCAGAGTGTTCAACATATTGCTGAATGGGAACCCCTGGACCGATGGGCAACTTTCCTTACCTTACTTACAAGGACTCGTCTACTACAGTACCAAACCCATCACAGGCGGGATTTACGATTTCGCCCTCGTTAGAACCCCTAATTCCACTCATCCCCCTCTCCTCAACGCCATTGAGATTTACAGGGTCATCGATTTCCCTCAATCTCCCACCGAACAGCAAGATG TTGAGGGCATTTTGGATATCAAGGCGTTTTATGGTGTTGGAAGAAACTGGCAAGGGGATCCTTGTGCGCCTACAGAGCTTATTTGGCGAGGTTTGAATTGTAGCTTTGTGGATTCCCAGCCTCCCAGAATCACATCCTT GGACTTATCCTCCAGTGGACTCACAGGGGAAATATCAGAAATTATAGCAAGTCTTAAAACGCTGGAGACTTT GGATCTATCAAATAATAGCTTGAATGGAAGCGTGCCTGATTTTCTCACTCAATTGCCATCATTGAGGGTCCT aaatttagaaagaaacaaCCTTTCTGGAGTTATTCCTTCCCAACTCCTTCAAAGCTCCAATGATGGTTCTTTATCCTTTAG CTATGGCGAAAATCCAAACCTGTTCATCAGCACATCTCCAAGTgaaaagaaggggaaaagCAACCCAGTTGTAGCTGTAGTAGCATCAGTTGGtgggtttgttcttcttttgttcttaatttcaGGTGCCATTTTCTGGATCAAGACTAAACAGAGAAAGCAAG GTGCTGTGTTGGGAGAAGCAAAACAATGGGGCACAACAAAAAGATCATATTCTTATGAGGATATCTTGAGAATTACAAACAATTTTGAACGAACGCTTGGAGTAGGTGGCTTTGGAAAAGTCTACTATGGCAAAATCGATGCCACTGAAGTAGCTGTTAAGATGCTTTCGCCTCAATCAGTTCAAGGGTATGATCAGTTTGAAGCAGAG GTTGACCTTCTCCTAAGGGTTCATCATAGAAACTTGACTGGACTTGTTGGATATTGTGATGAATCAACCAAGAAAGGACTCATCTATGAATACATGGGAAAAGGGAACTTGGGATCTCTTATTTCAA GTAGGAAATCAATGGTTTTGAAGTGGGAAGATAGACTTCGTATAGCGCTGGATTCAGCACAAG GATTGGAGTACCTTCACTATGGTATCAAACCAGCAATGATTCATCGAGATGTAAAATCTTCAAACATATTATTGGACAACGATTTTCGGGCAAAAGTGTCGGATTTTGGACTGACAAGAGCTTTCGTAACAGAAAATGGTGTCTCTCATGTCACAGCCACAAATGTGGTCGGAACTTTTGGTTACATTGATCCAGA ATACTACACTACGTCCCAATTAAACGAGAAAAGTGACGTTTTTGGATTTGGAGTGGTTATTCTAGAGATCATTACGGGAAAACCAGCTTTGATAAGAGGCGAAGGAGGTGAAGGCAATGTAGTTCATATCTATAATTGGGTCAATATGCTGCTTTCTCGAGGGGATATTCGATCCATTATCGAcccaaaaatgaaagatttcaACATAAACTCTGCTTGGAAAGCTGTAGATGTGGCAATGTCTTGTGTATCTACCAAATCTAAAGACAGGCCAAGTATGAGCCAAGTTGTGGTCGATTTGAAGGAATGTTTGGCCATGGAATCAGCTCGCAATAAGCCCCCTCGTCAAGCTGAGACAGGTGTTGCAGAATCAAGTACTCTGTTTGGTCCCTCAGCTAGGTAG